A genomic window from Lotus japonicus ecotype B-129 chromosome 1, LjGifu_v1.2 includes:
- the LOC130730473 gene encoding ammonium transporter 1 member 4-like, whose translation MAAAFTCSAADLHPLLGTGANATAAAEFICSRFGAISNKFTDTAYAVDNTYLLFSAYLVFAMQLGFAMLCAGSVRAKNTMNIMLTNVLDAATGGIFFYIFGFALAFGTPSNGFIGKHFFGLNEFPSPSFDYGFFLYQWAFAIAAAGITSGSIAERTQFVAYLIYSSFLTGLVYPIVAHWFWSSDGWGSPARTENLLFGSGVIDFAGSGVVHLVGAVAGFWGAFIEGPRMGRFDHAGKPVPLRGHSGTLVVLGTFLLWFGWYGFNPGSFITILKSYGESGSGNYYGQWSAIGRTAVTTTLAGCSAALTTLFGKRLQTGHWNVTDVCNGLLGGFAAITSGCSVVDPWAAIICGFVAAWVLIGCNVLAEKFHYDDPLEAAQLHGGCGTWGIIFTALFAKKQYVNEVYAGLPDRPYGLLMGGGWRLLAAHVVQILTIAGWVSVTMGAVFFVLHKLNLLRISPEEEMAGLDMTSHGGLAYEYHEDVGSVQKALEIRV comes from the coding sequence atggcTGCGGCGTTCACTTGCTCTGCCGCCGACCTCCACCCTCTTCTGGGCACCGGGGCTAATGCTACGGCGGCGGCAGAGTTCATTTGTTCCCGGTTTGGTGCCATCTCGAACAAGTTCACTGACACCGCCTACGCCGTGGACAACACCTACCTCTTGTTCTCTGCTTACCTCGTCTTCGCCATGCAGCTTGGTTTCGCCATGCTCTGCGCCGGTTCCGTCCGTGCCAAGAACACCATGAACATCATGCTCACCAACGTTCTTGATGCCGCCACCGGTGGCATCTTCTTCTACATCTTCGGTTTCGCCTTGGCCTTTGGCACCCCATCAAATGGTTTCATCGGGAAGCACTTCTTTGGTCTCAACGAGTTTCCTTCCCCTTCTTTTGACTATGGATTCTTTCTTTATCAGTGGGCTTTCGCCATCGCCGCTGCGGGGATTACCAGTGGTTCGATTGCAGAGAGGACTCAGTTTGTTGCTTATTTGATTTACTCTTCGTTCTTGACTGGTTTGGTTTACCCGATTGTGGCACATTGGTTCTGGTCTTCTGATGGGTGGGGTTCCCCTGCAAGAACAGAGAATCTTCTGTTTGGTTCTGGTGTTATTGATTTTGCTGGCTCTGGTGTTGTGCATTTGGTGGGAGCAGTTGCAGGATTCTGGGGTGCTTTCATTGAAGGTCCTCGTATGGGAAGGTTTGATCATGCAGGGAAGCCTGTACCATTGAGGGGACACAGTGGAACACTTGTTGTTTTGGGGACATTCTTGTTGTGGTTTGGTTGGTATGGTTTTAACCCTGGTTCTTTTATTACTATCTTGAAGAGTTATGGTGAGAGTGGTTCTGGTAATTACTATGGACAATGGAGTGCAATTGGGAGGACTGCAGTGACAACAACACTAGCTGGATGCTCTGCTGCACTCACTACTCTGTTTGGGAAGAGATTGCAAACAGGACATTGGAATGTGACTGATGTTTGCAATGGTTTGCTTGGTGGGTTTGCTGCAATTACTTCAGGGTGTTCTGTTGTGGATCCTTGGGCTGCAATTATATGTGGATTTGTGGCAGCTTGGGTGCTGATTGGATGCAATGTGTTAGCTGAGAAGTTTCACTATGATGATCCTCTTGAGGCTGCACAGCTTCATGGAGGTTGTGGAACTTGGGGGATAATCTTCACTGCATTGTTTGCTAAGAAGCAGTATGTAAATGAGGTTTATGCTGGGCTTCCTGATAGGCCATATGGGCTTTTAATGGGTGGGGGTTGGAGGCTATTGGCTGCACATGTTGTGCAGATTTTGACTATTGCTGGTTGGGTGAGTGTTACAATGGGAGCTGTGTTCTTTGTGCTGCATAAGCTGAATCTGCTGAGGATTTCACCTGAGGAGGAGATGGCTGGTTTGGATATGACTAGTCATGGTGGATTGGCTTATGAGTATCATGAAGACGTGGGGTCTGTGCAAAAAGCTTTGGAAATTCGtgtttga